TCATCCTCGCGACGTTGGTCATCCACTACGTCCGCGACCGCGTTGCCGCCCTGCGCGAACTACATCGTGTCCTGCGCCCGTGGGGACGGCTTGTCCTGTCCACCAGCCACCCGGCTGCTGACTGGCTTGCCGACGGCGGCAGCTACTTCGACGCCCGACACGTCGAAGAGACCTGGTCCTGTGGCCTGCTCCACAGATACTGGCGTCAGCCCCTCCAGCGCTGGGTCGAGGAGTTCACCGCCGCGAACTTCACCATCGAACACCTGGTGGAACACCGGCCCGTACCGAAAATGGCGCACCGGCACCCAGCCGAATACATCAAACTCTCCCGCGAGCCCGGATTCATCGCTTTCCGTCTCGTCAAGCGCCCTACCCAAGCCCCATGCTGACCGAGAAGTAGACAGAACAGCTGTGCTGAACTGCAAAAATACACTATGACATTGCCGACGCTGGCCGTCGTGAGCGGTCCACCCGGAACGGGCAAGACGACGCTCGCACACGAGCTCGCCCATCAGCTCGGGTGCCCTGCGATCATCCGGGATGAAATCAAACAAGGGATGGTCCTGGCCACCCCGGGATTCACGCCCAGCTCAGAAGACCCGCTTAATCTTCCCACGTTGACCGCGTTCTTCACCGTGCTGCAGGTCCTGCTCCGTGCTGGCGTGACAGTGGTCGCCGAGGCCGCTTTCCAGGACCGGCTGTGGCGCCCGAACCTGGAACAGCTCGCTGATCTCGCACATATCCGGGTCATCCGCTGCACGGTTCCGGCAGAGATCGCCCAGGGGCGGATCGCTCAGCGCGCCGAGCACAGCAAACACCGGGCGGCACACGCTGATCACGATCTCCTCAAAGCCATCGCGGCGGGACAACACTCAATCGAGTCCTTCGCGCCGATCTCTCTGAACGTCCCCACGCTGATAGTGGACACCGCGAACGGCTACAGCCCCGATATTCAGCACATCGCCGCCTTTGTCGGACCATCGCCACAGAACGGTTCCCCAGCCAACGCAAGATGACCTGTTGCGACCCCTCGCAGGGAGTGACGAGGACGTGATGTGAGG
This region of Streptosporangium sp. NBC_01495 genomic DNA includes:
- a CDS encoding class I SAM-dependent methyltransferase, producing the protein MAAPYDGFAETFADEASGSAYNAFYDRPTVLDLIGDVNGQRVLDAGCGPGLYLAELVARGADAIGFDQSADMVRYARRRLGPGVSVYQHDLDDPLDRMPDATVDLILATLVIHYVRDRVAALRELHRVLRPWGRLVLSTSHPAADWLADGGSYFDARHVEETWSCGLLHRYWRQPLQRWVEEFTAANFTIEHLVEHRPVPKMAHRHPAEYIKLSREPGFIAFRLVKRPTQAPC
- a CDS encoding AAA family ATPase; the protein is MPTLAVVSGPPGTGKTTLAHELAHQLGCPAIIRDEIKQGMVLATPGFTPSSEDPLNLPTLTAFFTVLQVLLRAGVTVVAEAAFQDRLWRPNLEQLADLAHIRVIRCTVPAEIAQGRIAQRAEHSKHRAAHADHDLLKAIAAGQHSIESFAPISLNVPTLIVDTANGYSPDIQHIAAFVGPSPQNGSPANAR